The Verrucomicrobiota bacterium genomic sequence TTCCCGCACGTCCGTCCGCATGATGTGGACGATGACATCAAAATAATCCAGCACCTGCCACGCGGCGTGCAGCGTGCCATCCACCGCGCGCGGTCGCAAATGATGCTCTTCCCGCAGCTTGTCGGTCACTTCATTCACAATGGCACGCAGATGCGGTTCGCTGGTGCCGGAGGCGATGACAAAAAAATCCGTGATCGATGAAATCTTACGCACGTCTAGGATGACAATGTTCTCCGCCTTCTTGTTGTCGGCCAGTTCCCGACACAACAACGCCAGTTTTCGTGAATCCATTGC encodes the following:
- the rsfS gene encoding ribosome silencing factor, which codes for MDSRKLALLCRELADNKKAENIVILDVRKISSITDFFVIASGTSEPHLRAIVNEVTDKLREEHHLRPRAVDGTLHAAWQVLDYFDVIVHIMRTDVREHYDLESLWGDAPRVKPRKKVQTKT